In Comamonas koreensis, the genomic stretch GCTGGTAGGGCGTGTCGCCGGGGAACACCGGCATGCCGACGTAGACGGGCGGCGAGATGTCCCACAGGGTTGGCGCGGAGTGAGGCGTGTTTGGCATAGCTATGCAATGTATCAGCGCTTGCGGTACCAGATTAGGTAGACGGCGGTCATTACCAGCAGCATGGGCACGCCGATCAAGGTGGTCATGTGGAACACATCGGTGAAATACGTGGTGATGATGACGGCCAGCATCAGCACCGCGCCCAGCAGGGTTAGCACCGGAAAGCCCCACATGCGGAACTGCAGGCGCTCGCCCGGATGCTCGCGCTGCCAGCGGCGGCGGAAGAAGAGGTGGGTGACAAACACCATGAACCAGGCAAACATGGCGCCGAACATCGAGATCGACATCATCAGGGTGAGCGACTCCTCGGGCTTGAGCACGTTGAGCACCATGGCGACCGCCATGCCCAGGCAGGAGATCGCAATTGCGCCCATCGGCACGCCCCGGCTGTTGACCTTGCCCAGCGCCGCCGGCGCATAGCCGCCGCGCGAGAGGCTGAACATCATGCGCGAGGTGACATAGAGCTGCGCATTCATTGCCGAGAGGCTGGCGACGAGCACCACAAAATTGAGCACGCTCGCCGCGCCGGGAATGCCGACGATCTCCATCACCTTGACGAAGGGGCTCTTGTCGGTGCTGGCATGGCTCCAGGGCACGATGGCCAGCATCAAAGCCAGCGACAGCAGGTAGAACAGCACCAGGCGCAGCACCGTGGTCTTGAACGCCGAGGTCACCGCCTGGCGCGGGTTCTGCGCCTCACCGGCGGCAATCGCGATCGACTCCAGGCTGAGGTAGCTGAAGATGGCGATGATCACCCCCACCCAGGTGCCCCACCAGCCATTGGGGAAAAAGCCCCGGTCCGCGGTGTAGTTGGAAAAACCCACACCTTCGGGCCGCGAGCCGAACACCACATAGGCGCCGATCAGGATAAAGGCCACGATGGCCACGACCTTGACCATGGAGAACACATACTCCATCTGCCCAAAGGCCTTGACGCTGGTGGCATTGACGGCCGCCAGCACGACCGAGAACAGCGCCACCCAGACCCATTGCTCCACCTCGGGGAACCAGTACTTCATGTACTTGCCAACCGCGGTGACCTCCATGCCCACCGCCAGCACCACGGCCGCCCAGTAGGCATAGCGCACCACAAAGCCGGCCAGCGGGCTGAGGTAGTGCTCGGCATAGGCGCCAAACGAGCCGCTGGTCGGGTGCGCGACGGTCATCTCGGCGAGGCACCCCATCAGCAAGAGGCCAATGAGCGCGCCGATGGCGTAGCTGATGAGCACGCTGGGCCCGGCAAAGCCGATGGCAAAAGCGCTGCCCATGAAGAGGCCGGTGCCGATGGCGCCGCCAATGGCGATCATCGTCATTTGGGCTGCAGTGAGTTGCTGCAGCAGCCCGCGTTCGCGGCGGGCAATCGATTCAAAAGGGGACACGGGTTTTTGCTTGTTGTGGCTGGGGTGGCGCTGGGGCGGCTTTGCGGGCCGCTGGTGCGCGGGGAAGGTGGGGATTTTAGGATTTGTGGGAAATCCATGTCGCTTGTTTGTGCCATGGCTGTTAGATGGGCATTTATCTTTGCAAGTTATTGCTGGCCGGGTTTCGCCCCGGCGGGCGAGGTACTTTTCTTGCGCTGCCAAGAAAAGTACCCAAAAGAAGGCTGCCCCTGCTGCTTGCGACCCTTCGCTTTGCGAAGGGCAACCTGTGTCGTGGCGTTTGCGGGGTGTGCCGCGAAACTCACTACGCGCCGTAGGCGCTCCGTTCAAACAGACGCGGCAAGCTAGTTGACGATGCACTGGCACTCTGCGGTGCCAGCGCCACCCCGCAAACACCACGCCCCAGGCGCATGCAAAAGGGGGAGGGCGAACACCCCAGCAGTCAAATACCATTAGGCCATCGCTGCGCTCGGCCGGGTTTGGGTGCCGAGCGCAGCGATGGCACACGTCTGCTCAGTTTCCCTTCTGAATGCGCCGAGGAGCACAGGGTATGGGCTGGGCAGTTGCACCGCAGAGTGCAACTGCATCGTGAACTGGCTCACCGCGTCTGTTTGAACGGAGCGCCTCTGGCGCGTAGTGAGTTTCGCGGTGCAGCCCATACCCGAGCACCACAGGTTGCCCGTAGCGAAGCGAAGGGACGCAGTCAGCAGGGCGACCTTCTTTTGGGTACTTTTCTTCGGCCGGCGATCCGGGGTCGCCAAGAAAAGTACCTCGCCCGCCGGGCGAAATCTGGCCAGCAAAATTCAATCAAACAGCAGTCGCTAAAAAGTATCAATAAAGCAGAGCAGCCAGCTCAACGAGCACCACAAACCACATCCCAACTCAACCCAAACTTCTGCAAATACTTGCGCAACCGATCCGCATCATTGACCACCGCCCGCTGCGCCCGCGAAGCCTGAAACAACTGCCTCCCCGCTTCTGACAAACTGCCAGATGAACGACACACCCGCACCACTGACGCCAACTGCATCCGGTCAAACAAATCCATGGCCTCGATGGCATCGCCAGGCAACAAGGCCTCCAGCGCTACTTCAGCAGAACCATCGACAGACGAGGCCACAGCCTCCGGCCGCTGCCACAGCCACTGCAAGCGCCTAATCTCCGCCTCCACCTGATCCTCGGTGATACGACCACTGGTCGACAAGGTGGCCAGCCGCGTCACGCTCGCGTGCAGATCGCGAAAATTGCCGCTCCACAGCGCTTGCGGGCTCTGGGCGAACTGCAGGTAGCGTTTGCGCGCCTCGGCGTTGAAGCGCTCGGTGCGGTGGGTTTGCTGGGCATGCTGCACCAGCAGGTGGTCGATGTTGGGCTCGATGTCTTCGCTGCGCTGGGCCAGGCCGGGCAGGTTGTAGGTCCAGAGGTTGATGCGGGCAAACAGGTCTTCGCGAAAGCGGCCGGCGCTCACCTCCAGGCGCAGGTCGCGATTGGTGCCTGCGATCAGCTGGAAGTCGCTGCTCACCTCCTTGTCCGAGCCCATGGGATAAAAGCGCTTTTCCTCGATCGCCATCAGCAGCATGGCCTGCTCGTCAGCGCCCAGCTCGCCGATTTCGTCGAGAAACAGCAGGCCCTGGTCTGCGGTGCGCAGCAGGCCGGCGCGCTCGGTGGCAGCGCCGGTGAACGCCCCTTTCTTGTGGCCGAACAAGGTGCTGGCGGCGCTGTCGCCGCGCAAGGTGGCGCAGTTCACTTCGACAAAGGCGCCGCTGAGCTGGTGGCGTGCCTTTTTCAGCTCGTACATGCGGCGCGCCAGGAAGGACTTGCCCGCGCCCGTAGGCCCCACCAGCAGCATGGGCGCCTGCGAGCGGCCTGCCACCTGCTCGATCTCGGCGATCAGCTGGTTGAAACGCGGGTTGCGGGTGGGGATGTGGCTTTTGAGAAAGGCCACCGCATCCTGCTGGGCCTGCGCATGGCGGGTGGCCAGCGCGTCGTAGCGCGACAGGTCCAGGTCGATCAGCGCATAGTTGCCCGCCGCGCCATCGATCTGCCGCTTGGGCGGCGAGGCCTGCAGGATCACGCCGGGGATCGTGCGCGATTCGGCCAGCAAAAACAGGCAGATCTGCGCCACATGGGTGCCCGTGGTGATGTTGAGCCAGTACTGGGCCTGGTCGCTGTCGAAGTGGTAGCTGCTGGTCCAGTCGTAGAGCGCGCCATAGACCTCTTCAAAGTCCCAGGGGTCGTGGATCGGCAGCTCCACCAGGTGGACTTCGGTCTCGGGGCTCACGGTGGCGATGTCCTTTTGCACCAGCCGCGCCAGGTCCACATGCGCGCACGTGTAGAGCAGCTCCATGCGGGCCACCACCATGTCCTCATGCTGCGTGATGGCCACCGAGGGGCGCCATTTGCTCCAGCGGCCTGCGCCGCGGCCACTGTCGAGCTGGGTGCCGAGAAAGCCGATGACGGTGATGGGTTTCATGCGAGTGCGATCTTGAAGACGATTCCATATTCTAAATAGATTAGATAAAAAGATAAAAATAGCGAGACGATGGTGAAGTGGGAATTGGTGGTGGTATGAAAATTTATATTTAAATCAATAAGTTAATTTCGTGCGAGTGCTGGATATAAAAGTTGGCACGCTTTTGGCAATAAACCTAACAAGCGCCACGTGGCGTGCGTTGGGGAAAGCAGAGCAGGGTCTCTGCTTTCCCGAGGCGTTGAATGAACAAGAAAGAAGAACACCATGGTCAACCTGCAACTGTTTCAAACCTACAAGGGCTCCCAGCTGGCAACGGCGGATGCCACCAACCAATCGGGTATGGCGGCCTATGCATTTGGCCCGCAGCACCAGCTGGCGCAAATGGCGCTGACCGGTTGCCTGGGCCAGACTTTTTATGCCAGCCCGCAGGACCAGCTCTCGCAACTGATGGACGTGCTGGCCAAGGTCGAAGCGCCTTTTATTGCCAAGACGGCCATCTATGCCCGTGAGCGTGGCTATATGAAGGACATGCCTGCCACCTTGGCGGCGGTGCTGGCCGTGCGTGATGTCGAGCTGCTGGCACAGATCTTTCCCCGCGTGGTGGACAACGGCAAGATGCTGCGCAATTTTGTGCAAATCCTGCGCAGCGGAGTGCTGGGGCGCAAGTCGCTCGGCACCCGGCCCAAGAAGCTGGTGCAGCAGTGGTTGCTGACGGCGACGGAAAAGCAGTTGCTCAACGCCGCCATCGGTAACCAGCCCTCGCTCGCCGATGTGGTCAAGATGGTGCACCCCAAGCCCCAGGAGGCCTGGCGCGCCGCTTGGTTTGCCTGGCTGATTGGCAAGTCGTATGACGAAGCCAGCCTGCCACCCATCACCTTGGCGTTCGAGCGCTTCAAGCGTGCCGTGGCCCAGGGCCAGATGCCCGAGCAGGTGCCGGAGGTGCCGTTCCAGATGCTGACCGCGCTGGGCCTGGGTGCGCAGCAATGGGCGCAGATTGCAAGCCAGGGTTCGTGGCAGATGCTGCGGCAGAACCTGAACACCTTGGCACGCCATGGTGTGTTCGAGCTGCCTGGTATGGCTGAGCGCGTGGCCGCCAAGCTGCAGGATGCGGCAGCCGTGGCCAAGGCCCGTGCCATGCCTTACCAGCTGCTGGCGGCCTACCAGGCTGCGGGCCAGCAGGTGCCGGCTGCCGTGGCAGAGGCGCTGCAGGATGCGATGGAGCTGGCAACGGCCAACGTGCCGCAATTTGCGGGCCGGGTCGCCGTCTGCCCTGATGTCTCTGGTTCCATGCACTCGTCGGTGACGGGTTACCGGGCCGGTGCCACCAGCGCGGTGCGCTGCATCGATGTGGCTGGCCTGATGGCGGCTGCCGTGCTGCGCAAGAACCGCGAGGCGCGCGTGCTTCCCTTTGAATGCAAGGTGGTGCCGCTGTCGCTCAACGGCCGTGATTCGGTGATGACCAATGCCAGCCGCCTGGCGGCTGTGGGCGGAGGCGGTACGAATTGCAGTGCGCCGCTCAAGCTGCTGGCCGATGAAAAGGCGGCCGTGGACCTGGTGATCCTGGTCTCGGACAACGAGTCCTGGGTGGATGGCAAGCGCTCGGGTGCGACGGAGACGATGCAGCAATGGGCGCGCATCAAGCAACGCAACCCCGCTGCCAAGCTGGTGTGTATTGACATCCAGCCGTATGCGACGACGCAGGCGCAGGAGCGTGCCGATATCTTGAATATCGGTGGTTTCAGCGATGCGGTATTTGATGTGGTGGCCCGTTTTGCCGAAGGCAAGCTGGGTGCCGCACATTGGGTGGGCGAGATCGAGCAGATCGTGCTGCCCGCCCAGTAAGCTGTGTTTTATCTGCTGTTGGCGAATGCCGGTGTGACTATATTCCAAAACTGTTGCGTCACACCACCTTCTGGTCGCCAACGGTGGATACCGACAATGAATAAGGTTTAAAAGGTTTGGGTGGCTTGCGGCGAATGCCGGTGAAATTACAGCCTTTAACGCTCGAGGGAGCAGGTTCGAGTCCTGCCAACGCAAGTTGTAGCTCATGGGTAGAGCACGAAAAATATTTCACCTTTTTAGTCGCTGCAGGTGGCCCATCTGTACAAGATTTTTGGTTTGCGCGAATGCTGGCAAGACTACATCCGGAACGCCGGGGGTTCGAATCCTCAGCCGGGAAACCGGTGTGGCAGTTGTCTTGCCGACCCTGGTCGCGCTTTTGTTGGGATAGTGTTTTTGGGAAGGTTTGCATCGCTGGCTGCGAATGCCGGTGGAACTACATTGGAATCCGGCGATGCGGGTTGGAATCCCGCCAGGTTCTTTGAACCTGTAGCTCAGTGCCTGAGCTCCGGAAGTGTTTCACCAAACCCTGGTCGCAGCCCAGAGGTGCTCACCGTGTCACCCCTACCAAGTCATCGCTGTCATACAGCGGTGTGAAGATAAAGAAGAGAGCTAAGAGATGTCGCAATACAACGAAATGCAAGTGCCTAATGGCGTGCCCGTGAAGATGTGGACCAATGGCGTGCCGGTCGAGGCCGAAGCGCAGAACCAGCTGGCCAATATCTCGCGCCTGCCGGTGGTGTTCAAGCACGTGGCGGTGATGCCTGATGTCCACTTGGGGATTGGTGCCACCATCGGCTCGGTGGTGCCTACGCTCAAGGCCATCATCCCGGCGGCGGTGGGGGTGGACCTGGGTTGCGGAATGATGGCCTGCAAGACCACGTTGACGGCCAGCGATCTGCCCGACAACCTGGCGCCGATCCGCGCTGCGATCGAGCGGGCAGTGCCGGTGGGGATGACGCCCAAGCGCTATGGCCGCGACAAGGGAAGCTGGGAGACGCCGCCTGAGGAAACCGATGCCGCCTGGACGGGCCTGGTCAAGGAGTTCGACGAGATCTGCGAAGCGCACCCGCGCATGAAGAACACCAACAACTACAAGCACCTGGGAACCCTGGGGTCCGGTAACCACTTCATCGAAGTCTGCCTGGACGAGAACCAAGCCGTGTGGATCATGCTGCATTCGGGCTCGCGCGGGGTGGGAAACGCCATTGGCACCCACTTCATCGAGCTGGCCAAGAAGGATGCCGAGCTGCACCAGCGCAACCTGCCCGATAAGGACCTGGCCTACTTTGAAGAAGGCGCCGCCTACTTTGGCGACTATGTCAAAGCGGTGGGTTGGGCGCAGAAGTTTGCGCGTGCCAACCGCGAGGTGATGATGGTTCGCGTGATCCATGCCTTGAAGAAGGTGATCAGCAAACCGTTCGAGACGCACCTGGAAGCGGTGAACTGCCACCACAACTATGTGCAACGCGAGACGCACTTTGGCCAGGAGGTGTTTGTGACCCGCAAGGGCGCGGTGAGCGCACGCCAGGGTGAGCTGGGCATCATCCCGGGAAGCATGGGGGTCAAGAGCTTTATCGTGCGCGGTAAAGGCAACCCCGAGAGCTTCAACAGCTGCAGCCACGGTGCCGGTCGCACGATGAGCCGGACCAAGGCCAAGAAGCTGTTCACCGTCGAGGACCAGATGCGCGCCACCGAAGGCGTGGAATGCCGCAAGGACGCCGAGGTGATCGACGAGATCCCCATGGCCTACAAGGATATCGACGCGGTGATGGCGGCGCAAAGCGACCTGGTGGAGGTGGTGTACACGCTCAAGCAGGTGGTGTGTGTGAAGGGGTAAAAAGGGGGCGGCCATGGGGCCGCAACCCTGAGGAGAAGGGTGATGAAGAGCAATAAGCAACGTCGACACGAGATCAAGCAGCGCCGTTGGGCGCGCATGGAGGCGCAGCGTGAAGCAGCGTTACGCCCAGCCATGCCGCATGGCGCCTTGGCTGCTGATGTGCAGCGCCTTGAACTGATCCACGGCGCGCCTTTTTGGCTCCCCGGTTACTACGTCGATATCAGCTACCGCTGCTGTGATTGCGGCGCCGCCTGTGTCTGGACCGCGCAGGACCAGAAATGGTGGTACGAGCAAGTGCAAGGCAGCCTGTATGCCAGTGCCAGCCGCTGCAAGGACTGCCGTGCGCGGCACCGCGCCTGGCGCCAAAGCCATTGCGATGCGGCCGAGATGGCAGCCTTGCGTGCGCTATGGCGTGCCCGCCCCGATGCGTCTGCCCGTGCCCGTGTGTATGCCGCCTTGCAGTCCAAGGCGCCGGATCTGCGCAGCCTGGCAGCGCAGGCCCTCGCCTGGTGGTGGGTGCAGTTTGGTGACAAGCCCGCGCATGCGCAGCTGGAGGCGCTGAGCCTGGAGCGCAGCTGGGCGCCGCGTATCGACCGCATCTTGCGGCGCCAGGTAGAGCTGCGTCCCGGTGTGCATCGCGTCTGCCGAGTAGTGGCCTATCCCCGCGTGACCATGGGCGCTGCGCTGTCCGGTCACTGAGCCAGCGCAGGTAAATCAGAAGAAGAAAACAGAGAGAGGGAAACGATTCCAATGCAAATCGCAAGCCAATCCATAGAAAAGGGCCTGGTCGAGATCGACGGCTCGCAAGGCGAGGGCGGTGGCCAGATGCTGCGCACGGCGCTGGCGCTGTCGGTCATCACGCAAAGGCCGCTGGCGATGCACAGCATCCGGGCCAGGCGCTCCAAGCCGGGGCTGATGCGCCAGCACCTGGCCTGTGTGCAGGCCGCGCAGACCATCAGCGATGCGCAGCTGTCGCCCATCGCTGCGGGCGTGACGGAGCTGCAGTTTGCGCCGGTGACGCTCAAGGCCGGGGACTACCGCTTCCCGATCTCGGGCGCGGGCAGCGCCATGCTGGTGCTGCAGACGGTGCTGCCGGCGCTGCTGATGGCCGATGGCGCGAGCACGGTGCAGCTGGCGGGCGGCACGCACAACCCGCTGGCGCCCAATTTCCACTTCATTGAACGCGCCTATGCGCCCTTGGTGGCGCGCATGGGGGCAGGCCTGGATATGCGGCTGCGCCGCTTTGGTTTTTACCCGGCGGGTGGTGGCGAGGCGCTGGCCTGCATCAGCCCGGCAGCGCAGGGTTTGCAGCCTTTTGACCTGCTGGCGCGCGGCATGCTGCAGCATGTGTCGGTGGAGGCGGTCTGCGCGGCCGTGCCGCGCGGCGTTGCGATGCGCGAGTTTGATGAGCTGGCGCGGCTGACCGGTTGGGACCGGCGCGCGATGGAGCTGCTGCCGGTGGACCAGGAGGAAGGCCCGGGCAATCTGCTGCAGGCCACCTTGCGCTATGACCATGTCACCGAGCTGTTCTGGTGCCTGGGCGCGCATGGCGTCTCGTCCGAAGCGGTGGCGCGCAAGCTCTGCCAGGACCTGCGCGATTACCAGAAAAAGCCCGATGCTGCCGTTTGTGCCTACCTGGCCGACCAGCTCTTGCTGCTGCAGGCGCTGGCCGTGTGGCAAAGCGGCCAGCCCGCTGCCTTTAGCTGCAGCGAGGCCAGCGCGCACCTGTACAGCAATATGGCGGTGATTGCGCAGTTTCTGCCGCTGCGCATGTCGATTGAAACAGCCAGTGCGCCCGTGGTGCGGATCGCTCCGCTCTAGCGCCGCTGTAGCGCAACGCATCGGGCGGTGGGGGGCTGGCTAGTACAGCCCGCCTTCCAGCGCCGGCATACCATGGCGCAGGCGTGCCTTGTTGCAGGCCTCGCTGCCGGCGGCAAACTCCCGGCAGGGCGAGGGGCGCCATTCATAAATGCCGCAGGCGGCTTGCTGGCCGATGGTGCCGGTCAAGGCCGCGCAGCGCGGGCGGGCATAGTCGGTGCCGCGCATGCGGCTGGTGGTGTCGTTGACCTCTTCGGCCAGGCCCGAGGGCACACGCCCCCCGTTGCTGTCGCATTCATGGACCGAAAAATCAACGCGAAAGCTGGCGCAGCAGGCGCCGCAACTGAGGCAGGGATGGGACATGGGGCATGGGCGTTGTTTGGCGGCTATTGTAGTTTTGCGCCGCTGAACGCCACAAAAAAGCCCGCTGGGTGAGCGGGCTCGGGTGGGCACGGCGAGTGCCAAACTTATTTGGCGGCCAGCGCTTGCTTGATCCAGCCATCAAACTTGGCCTGGTTGTTCTTGATCCAGCTGTCCACATGGCGCTGGATATCGGCAGTCTTGTTTTCGCCGTTGCGCATCAGCAGGTTCTGGGCGGTGATGTCTTCAATGGGCACCTGCATGGTGGCAAACAGCTTGGCGGCGGCCGGGTTGGCGTCGGTCCATTTTTTGTTCGCGAGGATGTACTGGTTGTTCACTTTGAAGCCATAGTTCTTGCCGTTGGGCAGGCGGGTGTCGTCATCGCCCTTGGCATTGGGGATATTGGGCACCTGCAGCCAGACGACATCCTGGCCGGGCTTGAGCACGCCGTTGACCCAGTAGGGGGTCCAGACATAGTAGAGCACCGGCTTGCCCGATTGGTAGCGGGCGATGGTGTCGGCAATCAGCGCCGCATAGTTGCCCTGGCGGTGGGTCACGCTGCCTTCCAGGCCCAGGCCCTTGAGGTGCTTGTTGATCGCCAGCTCGCAGCCCCAACCGGGGTTGCAGCCGGTCAGATCGGCCTTGCCATCGCCATCGGTGTCAAACAGCCTGGCGATCTTGGGGTCCTTGAGCTGCATGATGTCGGTGATCTTGTACTTCTCGGCCGTGGCTTTGTCGATCAGGTAGCCCTGGGCTGCATTGGTCGAGAACATGCCCTCACGGTAGAAGACCTTGGCGCCGCCATTGCGCTCATAAAACTCCTGGTGCAGCGGAATCCAGTGGTTGGCCATAAAGGTGGCATCGCCCTGGCCGACCACCACGTGCTCGGTGCCGTTCTCCAGCCCCTTGGGGTCCTTGACGGTGTAGCCCAGCTTTTCCAGCGCGCGCGAGACGATCAGGGTCTGGAACATCTCTTCATCCACGGTGCCCAGCAGCGGCAGCACATCCTTGCCCTTGCCGGGCAGGTCTTGCGCCTGGGCGAAGGGCCCCCAGGCCATCAAGGAGATGGCGGCGGCGCAGGCCAGGTGGATGGGGCGATTGAAGCGGTTTTTATCAGTCATGGTCTTCTCCTTGGATGGATACGCGATGCACCAGAGGTGCACCGAGAGGGAACATGGGCAGCCCTGGGGCAAGACGGCGCCCGGGCCGGCCGGTGGTGCCGGGTGGTCTGTGTGCAGCTTGCGGGGGGCTTGGGGCGGGGCAGCGCTGGCGCTGCAGCGGTGGGCATGGCGGCATGCCCCTGGGGGAAGGCACCGGCCCGGCAAGATCCTGCCAGGCTGGTGTTGCCAGCTGGCTTATTGCGCCTTGGCGGCGTCCAGCGCCGTCTTGATCCAGCCGTCAAACTCGGCCTGGTGGGCCTTGATCCAGCCGTCGGCATGGCGCTCGATATCGGCAGGCTTGTTCTGGCCGTCCTTCATCGCCAGGTTCTGCGCGTTGATGTCCGCGACCGGCAGCTTCATGATTGCAAACAGCTTGGCGGCCGCTGGGTTGGCTTCGGCGAACTTCTTGTTGGCGACGATCTTCTGGGTGTTGAGCGGGAAGCCGTAGTTCTTGCCGTTGGGCAGCGCAGTCTTCAGATCGGCCTGGTTGCCGGGCAGTGCGGTGAACGGCACTTGCAGCCAGACAACATCACGGCCAGGGCGCAGCTCGGCGCTGACCCAGTATGGCGTCCAGGTGTAGTAGAGGATGGGCTTGCCGGACTTGTAGCGGGCGATGGTGTCGGCCATCAGCGCGGCATAGGTGCCTTGCACATGGGTGACGGTATCGCGCAGCTTGTAGGCAGTCAGCTGATGCTCGATTGCGCCTTCGCAGCCCCAGCCGGGGGTGCAGCCGGTCAGGTCGGCCTTGCCGTCCCCGTCGGTGTCAAACAGCTTGGCAATCTTGGGGTCCTTGAGCTGCTCGATATTGGTGATCTTGTGCTCATCGGCGGTCTTCTTGTCGATCAGATAGCCCTGCACGGCGCTGGTCGAGTACTCGCCTTCGCGGTAGAGCTTGTCGGCGCCGCCGGCATTCTTGTAGAAGTCGGCCTGCAGCGGATCCCAGTGGTCGGCCATGTAGGTGGCGTCGCCGTTGCCGATCGCCACGTGGGCGGTGGCATATTCCACTTCGCGGATGGGCTGCACGTCATAGCCGAGCTTTTGCATGGCCTTGTTGACCAACAGGGTCTGGAAGGTTTCTTCGGCGATCGAGCTTTGCAGCGGCTGGACCTTGATGTCCTTGCCGGGCAGGTCCTGGGCCATCGCATGGCCGGCGGCGGCGAGGCCAGCGGCCAGCA encodes the following:
- the proX gene encoding glycine betaine/L-proline ABC transporter substrate-binding protein ProX, with protein sequence MTDKNRFNRPIHLACAAAISLMAWGPFAQAQDLPGKGKDVLPLLGTVDEEMFQTLIVSRALEKLGYTVKDPKGLENGTEHVVVGQGDATFMANHWIPLHQEFYERNGGAKVFYREGMFSTNAAQGYLIDKATAEKYKITDIMQLKDPKIARLFDTDGDGKADLTGCNPGWGCELAINKHLKGLGLEGSVTHRQGNYAALIADTIARYQSGKPVLYYVWTPYWVNGVLKPGQDVVWLQVPNIPNAKGDDDTRLPNGKNYGFKVNNQYILANKKWTDANPAAAKLFATMQVPIEDITAQNLLMRNGENKTADIQRHVDSWIKNNQAKFDGWIKQALAAK
- the proX gene encoding glycine betaine/L-proline ABC transporter substrate-binding protein ProX, producing the protein MTSTAHSWQAFAAPTRLVKSLLTTSLLAAGLAAAGHAMAQDLPGKDIKVQPLQSSIAEETFQTLLVNKAMQKLGYDVQPIREVEYATAHVAIGNGDATYMADHWDPLQADFYKNAGGADKLYREGEYSTSAVQGYLIDKKTADEHKITNIEQLKDPKIAKLFDTDGDGKADLTGCTPGWGCEGAIEHQLTAYKLRDTVTHVQGTYAALMADTIARYKSGKPILYYTWTPYWVSAELRPGRDVVWLQVPFTALPGNQADLKTALPNGKNYGFPLNTQKIVANKKFAEANPAAAKLFAIMKLPVADINAQNLAMKDGQNKPADIERHADGWIKAHQAEFDGWIKTALDAAKAQ